The Oryza glaberrima chromosome 9, OglaRS2, whole genome shotgun sequence genome includes a window with the following:
- the LOC127784088 gene encoding uncharacterized protein LOC127784088, with amino-acid sequence MKKSREGNLKHVKGSLCLVPPLLLAVFFYLQFQTLGLFSPIFRCGGQSAGGGGGDDYVDRLRASATFLPLKDTREWAETWFISTLDDTSEPEGEAKNIVFPSAASAGRLLCMSAPSRRDGTRNAYALAWRDALPDGAELRPGLAYVSETAYDHSNLWHGISALIPFASWHARSGCRARPARWALFHHGEVRLGMSPWLTSLAEATTGVGMVVETFNASDVPVCFEEAVVFRRNMAGMTRERLLAAFDFMRCKARAQCGVVADVFDPDSAAVRVTILFRTGARAFKDEAAVTRVFKSECARVAGCALTTARSDNLTFCDQVKLMSGTDVLISSHGAQMTNLVFMDRNSSIMEFYPKGWRERAGGGQFVYRWGADRSGMRHEGSWWDPHGEPCPGSPDILSCYKNRQIGHDEAYFAQWAARVFAAAKERKAGGSPASTRRREAPTCQCS; translated from the exons ATGAAGAAGAGCAGAGAAGGTAACCTGAAGCATGTCAAGGGCTCGCTCTGCCTCGTCCCGCCTCTACTTCTCGCGGTGTTCTTCTACCTGCAGTTCCAGACGCTGGGCCTCTTCTCCCCGATCTTCCGGTGCGGTGGCcagtccgccggcggcggcggcggcgacgactacgTCGACCGACTGCGAGCCTCGGCCACGTTCCTCCCGCTGAAGGACACGCGGGAGTGGGCCGAGACGTGGTTCATCAGCACGCTCGACGACACGTCGGAGCCGGAGGGCGAGGCCAAGAACATCGTCTTCCCGTCCGcggcctccgccggccgcctcctctgcATGTCGGCGCCGTCACGCCGCGATGGCACCAGGAACGCCTACGCGCTCGCGTGGCGCGACGCGCTCCCGGACGGCGCGGAGCTCAGGCCGGGCCTCGCGTACGTGTCCGAGACGGCGTACGACCACAGCAACCTGTGGCACGGCATCTCGGCGCTCATCCCGTTCGCGTCGTGGCACGCGAGGAGCGGGTGCAGGGCGAGGCCCGCGAGGTGGGCGCTGTTCCACCACGGCGAGGTGAGGCTCGGGATGAGCCCGTGGCTGACGTCGCTGGCCGAGGCGACCACCGGCGTGGGCATGGTCGTCGAGACGTTCAACGCGTCCGACGTCCCCGTGTGCttcgaggaggcggtggtgttCAGGCGGAACATGGCCGGGATGACCCGGGAGCGGCTTCTCGCGGCGTTCGACTTCATGCGGTGCAAGGCCAGGGCGCAGTGCGGCGTGGTGGCGGACGTCTTCGACCccgactccgccgccgtgcgcgtcaCCATCCTGTTCCGCACGGGCGCGCGGGCGTTCAAGGACGAGGCCGCAGTCACGCGCGTCTTCAAGAGCGAGTGCGCGCGCGTCGCCGGCTGCGCGCTCACCACGGCGCGCTCCGACAACCTGACCTTCTGCGACCAG GTGAAGTTGATGAGCGGGACGGACGTGCTGATCTCGTCGCACGGGGCGCAGATGACGAATCTGGTGTTCATGGACAGGAACAGCAGCATCATGGAGTTCTACCCCAAGGGGTGGCGAGAGAGGGCGGGAGGCGGGCAGTTCGTGTACCGGTGGGGCGCGGACAGGTCGGGGATGCGGCACGAGGGCTCGTGGTGGGATCCCCACGGCGAGCCGTGCCCCGGATCGCCGGACATCCTCAGCTGCTACAAGAACCGCCAGATCGGCCACGACGAGGCCTACTTCGCGCAGTGGGCGGCCAGGGTGTTCGCGGCGGCCAAGGAGCGCAAggccggcggctcgccggcgtccaCGCGGCGACGAGAAGCGCCGACGTGCCAGTGCAGCTAA